A region from the Saccharomonospora azurea NA-128 genome encodes:
- a CDS encoding HemK2/MTQ2 family protein methyltransferase has product MLLLRPPGVYRPQDDTELLSEAFTRVTLPSGARVLDVGTGTGALALAAARAGAREVVAVDVSRRALAAAWINARLRGLPVRVHRTDVATAPPSGPFDLVLANPPYVPWSGSGSASRRWDAGDDGRAIIDPLCAAIPGLLSERGCFLLVQSSLSGVDPTLTALAEAGLKTSIVARRPVPFGPVLRDRARYLEQRGLIADGQREEELVVIRADRTERTG; this is encoded by the coding sequence ATGTTGTTGCTGCGGCCCCCGGGGGTGTACCGGCCGCAGGACGACACGGAGCTGCTGTCCGAGGCGTTCACCAGGGTGACGTTGCCGTCGGGCGCGCGCGTGCTGGACGTCGGCACGGGAACCGGTGCCCTGGCGCTCGCGGCGGCGCGGGCCGGTGCACGGGAGGTCGTCGCCGTGGACGTGTCGCGGCGCGCGCTCGCCGCCGCCTGGATCAACGCCCGGCTGCGTGGTCTGCCCGTGCGTGTTCACCGGACGGACGTGGCCACGGCGCCACCGTCCGGGCCGTTCGACCTGGTGCTCGCCAACCCGCCGTACGTGCCGTGGTCGGGTTCCGGCAGCGCGTCGCGTCGGTGGGACGCCGGTGACGACGGGCGCGCGATCATCGATCCGCTCTGCGCCGCGATCCCGGGTCTGCTGTCCGAGCGAGGGTGCTTCCTGCTGGTGCAGTCGTCGTTGTCCGGTGTCGACCCGACGCTCACGGCGCTCGCCGAAGCCGGGTTGAAGACGTCGATCGTCGCGCGCCGGCCGGTGCCGTTCGGCCCCGTGCTGCGGGACCGGGCGCGGTACCTCGAACAGCGGGGGCTGATCGCCGACGGGCAGCGCGAGGAGGAGTTGGTGGTGATCCGTGCCGACCGAACCGAACGGACGGGCTGA
- a CDS encoding CDGSH iron-sulfur domain-containing protein, which produces MNGEAGAVRTPSSRSSPPRRVTVVPGGPILIEGPVEFQLDDGTTVASDRFQVAVCACRRSKNYPFCDASHRRKRR; this is translated from the coding sequence GTGAACGGCGAGGCCGGAGCCGTGCGCACGCCGTCCTCGCGCTCGTCCCCGCCCCGTCGGGTCACCGTCGTGCCCGGCGGCCCGATCCTGATCGAGGGGCCGGTCGAGTTCCAGCTCGACGACGGCACCACGGTGGCCTCGGACCGGTTCCAGGTGGCGGTGTGCGCGTGCCGGCGCAGCAAGAACTACCCGTTCTGCGACGCCAGCCACCGCCGTAAGCGGCGCTGA
- a CDS encoding glycosyltransferase — translation MELLVWHVHGSWTTAFVQGKHSYLLPTVDDRGPWGRGRYGRPWPDSAVEVVPGELRERDVDAVVLQRPEEIELTRRWLGREPGADLPAVYVEHNTPREHAATSRHPLADQRDIPLVHVTHYNELMWDNGIAPTVVIDHGIVDPGHRYTGELARAAVLINEPVRRGRVVGTDLLPVIARAAPVDLYGIGVTDLDVPGVTPVGDLASDDLHSEMATRRVYVHTARWTSLGLSLLEAMHLGMPVAAVASAEAATAVPPDAGLVSTDVDDLASTVSTLCADPDLATRMGKSAREYALAHFGLPAFLRRWDALLDSLAP, via the coding sequence ATGGAACTGCTCGTGTGGCACGTCCACGGGTCGTGGACAACCGCGTTCGTCCAAGGAAAGCACAGCTATCTACTGCCTACTGTGGACGATCGCGGGCCGTGGGGCAGGGGCCGGTACGGGCGGCCGTGGCCGGATTCGGCGGTCGAGGTCGTCCCCGGCGAGCTGCGCGAGCGCGACGTCGACGCGGTGGTGTTGCAGCGGCCCGAGGAGATCGAGCTGACCCGCCGCTGGCTGGGCCGCGAACCGGGTGCGGACCTGCCGGCCGTCTACGTCGAGCACAACACGCCGCGCGAGCACGCGGCCACCAGCAGGCATCCGCTGGCCGACCAGCGCGACATCCCCCTCGTGCACGTGACCCACTACAACGAGCTGATGTGGGACAACGGCATCGCTCCCACCGTGGTGATCGACCACGGCATCGTCGACCCCGGTCACCGCTACACCGGCGAGCTGGCCCGCGCCGCCGTGCTCATCAACGAACCGGTCCGCCGAGGCCGCGTGGTGGGCACCGACCTCCTCCCCGTGATCGCGCGGGCCGCCCCGGTCGACCTGTACGGGATCGGTGTCACCGACCTCGACGTTCCCGGCGTGACCCCGGTCGGGGACCTGGCGTCCGACGACCTGCACAGCGAGATGGCCACCCGGCGCGTGTACGTGCACACCGCGCGGTGGACGTCGTTGGGGCTCTCCCTGCTGGAGGCGATGCATCTCGGCATGCCCGTGGCCGCGGTCGCCTCCGCGGAGGCCGCCACGGCCGTGCCGCCGGACGCGGGGCTCGTGTCGACCGACGTCGACGATCTCGCCTCCACGGTGTCGACGCTGTGCGCCGATCCCGACCTGGCCACGCGCATGGGCAAGTCCGCCCGCGAGTACGCGCTGGCGCACTTCGGACTTCCCGCGTTCCTACGGCGCTGGGACGCCCTCCTCGACTCGCTCGCACCGTGA
- a CDS encoding phage holin family protein, with the protein MVYDQQRDAVGQRSVAELVNDLSAQMSRLVRNEMLLARAEIQAKGKRFGAGAGMAGAGGVIALYGLAVLITAAVLALALVLPAWAAALVVGGALMLLAGLLALVGKRQVQKASPPIPRESLESVRKDIDVVKETMRR; encoded by the coding sequence GTGGTGTACGACCAACAGCGTGACGCCGTGGGCCAGCGTTCGGTGGCGGAGCTCGTCAACGACCTGTCCGCGCAGATGAGCCGACTCGTGCGGAACGAGATGCTGCTCGCCAGGGCGGAGATCCAGGCGAAGGGCAAGCGCTTCGGCGCTGGAGCGGGGATGGCCGGTGCGGGCGGGGTGATCGCACTCTACGGGCTCGCGGTGCTGATCACCGCGGCCGTGTTGGCCCTCGCGCTCGTACTGCCCGCGTGGGCGGCCGCTCTCGTGGTCGGCGGTGCGTTGATGCTGTTGGCCGGTCTGCTCGCCCTCGTGGGCAAACGTCAGGTGCAGAAGGCGTCGCCGCCCATTCCCCGGGAGTCGCTCGAGAGCGTGCGCAAGGACATCGACGTCGTGAAGGAGACGATGCGGCGATGA
- a CDS encoding glycosyltransferase family 2 protein, with protein sequence MRTTVVIATRDRADDLTRTLTHLRDLIPLPPVIVVDNGSRDDTTSRVRHRFPGVRVIRLPENVGMAARNLGVEAADTPYVAFCDDDSWWEQGALTRAEVVLDAYPRVGLVAATTLVGPECRRDPVCEEMATSPLGTAPDLPGPRVLGFLACSSVVRRSAFLDAGGFNPLLHFGAEEKLLAYDLAARGWELCYVDRLRAHHHPSTVRPSAGWRRRIERRNNVLITWMRRPLADCARTAAIVLRDPLAAAGALRRLPGALRSRRPLPAHVEAQIRELA encoded by the coding sequence ATGAGGACCACCGTGGTGATCGCCACGCGGGACCGTGCCGACGACCTCACCCGCACGCTCACGCACCTGCGCGACCTGATCCCGCTGCCGCCCGTCATCGTGGTGGACAACGGCTCGCGCGACGACACCACGTCGCGCGTGCGGCACCGATTCCCGGGCGTGCGGGTGATCCGGCTGCCGGAGAACGTGGGGATGGCGGCGCGCAACCTCGGGGTCGAGGCCGCCGACACGCCGTACGTGGCCTTCTGCGACGACGACTCGTGGTGGGAACAGGGTGCGTTGACCAGGGCTGAGGTGGTGCTCGACGCCTATCCCCGGGTGGGGCTCGTCGCGGCGACCACCCTGGTGGGGCCCGAGTGCCGGCGTGACCCGGTCTGTGAGGAGATGGCCACGAGCCCGCTGGGCACGGCGCCCGATCTGCCGGGGCCGCGAGTGCTGGGGTTCCTCGCCTGTTCCTCCGTGGTGCGCCGCAGCGCGTTCCTCGACGCGGGCGGCTTCAACCCGTTGCTGCACTTCGGAGCGGAGGAGAAGCTGCTCGCCTACGACCTCGCCGCGCGAGGCTGGGAGCTCTGCTACGTCGACCGGCTGCGCGCACACCACCATCCGTCCACCGTGCGGCCGTCGGCGGGCTGGCGGCGGCGGATCGAGCGGCGGAACAACGTGCTGATCACGTGGATGCGGCGCCCGCTCGCCGACTGCGCCCGCACGGCCGCGATCGTGCTGCGCGATCCGCTCGCGGCGGCGGGTGCCCTGCGGAGGTTGCCCGGGGCGCTGCGGTCGCGCCGGCCGTTGCCCGCCCACGTCGAAGCGCAGATCCGGGAGCTCGCATGA
- a CDS encoding ATP-dependent Clp protease ATP-binding subunit translates to MTGFFGEPSPSPFDQLLAQFFGNAMPGRRPHAVGITRLMSEQALALVSAAVRQVGEWGQNELDSTHLLWAATRVPGSRELLQRAGADPDALAERVEREAADRRSPQATPVLTPGAKRTLLDAHQISRGLRSSYIGPEHILLALVANPDSRAGLILAEAGVTPEAMQRAISGPTGSTHARETTQAQEQPSDTPTLDTYGQDLTDMARNGEIDPVVGRDDEIEQTIEVLSRRTKNNPVLIGEAGVGKTAIVEGLAQRVVDGTVPETIADRRVIRLDVAAMVAGTRYRGDFEERMTKLLDELRRNQGKLIVFIDELHTVVGAGASEGSMGAGNMLKPALARGELHIVGATTLDEYRQNIENDPAFERRFQPILVPEPNVEDTLAILHGVRDQYEAHHQVRFTDEALSAAATLSDRYITERYLPDKAIDLMDQAGARVRMRSGRWPERLRDMESRLEQLCRDRDQAVSEEHYERASALRDEIHELRSRIEEQRLQDRPAEAPDVTATDIAEVVSRSTGIPVSQLTQEERERLLNLEGHLQGRVVGQDEAVAAVAEAVRRARAGLAEPGRPSGSFLFLGPTGVGKTELARALAEALFGSEDSMIRLDMSEYGERHTVSRLVGAPPGYVGYEDAGQLTEAVRRRPYSVVLLDEIEKAHPDVFNMLLQVLEDGRLTDGRGRTVNFTNTVLIMTSNIGSELVLSGTQGALGFAPQDESETEGPLRERLMQRLRDNFRPEFLNRIDEIIVFRKLSAEQLQQITTLLLEETRRKAHAQGVDVEFTPEAVRWLSEAGYQPEYGARPLRRTIQREVDNVLSRMLLKGDVHSGATVTVTVKDGALTFDVTAPVGT, encoded by the coding sequence ATGACCGGCTTCTTCGGGGAACCGAGCCCCAGTCCGTTCGACCAGTTGCTCGCCCAGTTCTTCGGCAACGCCATGCCGGGACGGCGTCCGCACGCCGTGGGGATCACCCGCCTGATGAGTGAGCAGGCGCTCGCCCTGGTGTCCGCGGCGGTGCGCCAGGTCGGGGAGTGGGGGCAGAACGAGCTCGACTCGACCCACCTGCTGTGGGCGGCGACGCGGGTTCCCGGGAGCCGGGAGCTGCTCCAACGCGCGGGAGCCGACCCCGACGCGCTCGCCGAGCGCGTGGAACGGGAGGCCGCCGACCGTCGGTCGCCGCAGGCCACACCCGTGTTGACACCGGGGGCGAAGCGGACGCTGCTCGACGCGCATCAGATCTCGCGTGGTCTGCGCTCGTCGTACATCGGGCCCGAGCACATCCTCCTGGCGCTCGTGGCGAACCCGGACTCGCGGGCCGGTCTGATCCTGGCCGAGGCGGGCGTGACCCCGGAGGCCATGCAGCGGGCGATCTCGGGGCCCACCGGCTCGACGCACGCGCGTGAGACCACGCAGGCGCAGGAGCAGCCCAGTGACACGCCCACGCTCGACACCTACGGGCAGGACCTCACCGACATGGCCCGCAACGGGGAGATCGACCCGGTGGTGGGGCGCGACGACGAGATCGAGCAGACCATCGAGGTGTTGTCGCGGCGCACCAAGAACAATCCGGTGCTCATCGGTGAGGCGGGGGTCGGCAAGACGGCGATCGTCGAGGGGCTCGCCCAGCGTGTCGTGGACGGCACCGTGCCGGAGACGATTGCGGATCGGCGCGTGATCCGGCTCGACGTCGCCGCGATGGTCGCGGGCACGCGTTACCGGGGCGACTTCGAGGAGCGCATGACGAAACTGCTCGACGAGCTCCGGCGGAACCAGGGCAAGCTCATCGTGTTCATCGACGAGCTGCACACCGTGGTGGGCGCGGGCGCGTCGGAGGGGTCGATGGGCGCGGGCAACATGCTGAAGCCGGCGCTGGCCCGGGGCGAGCTGCACATCGTCGGCGCCACCACGCTCGACGAGTACCGGCAGAACATCGAGAACGATCCCGCGTTCGAGCGTCGGTTCCAACCCATCCTCGTGCCCGAACCCAACGTGGAGGACACGCTGGCCATCCTGCACGGGGTGCGCGACCAGTACGAGGCCCACCACCAGGTCCGGTTCACCGACGAGGCGCTCAGCGCGGCGGCGACGTTGTCCGACCGCTACATCACCGAACGGTACCTGCCGGACAAGGCCATCGACCTCATGGACCAGGCCGGAGCGCGGGTGCGGATGCGGTCGGGGCGCTGGCCCGAACGGCTGCGCGACATGGAGTCCAGGTTGGAGCAGCTGTGCCGCGACCGCGACCAGGCGGTGAGCGAGGAGCACTACGAACGCGCGTCCGCGCTGCGTGACGAGATCCACGAGCTGCGCAGCCGCATCGAGGAGCAGCGCCTGCAGGACCGGCCCGCCGAGGCGCCGGACGTGACGGCGACCGACATCGCCGAGGTCGTCTCGCGGAGCACCGGAATCCCGGTGTCGCAGTTGACGCAGGAGGAGCGCGAGCGGCTGCTGAACCTGGAGGGGCACCTGCAAGGGCGCGTCGTGGGGCAGGACGAGGCCGTGGCCGCCGTCGCGGAGGCCGTGCGCCGGGCGCGGGCGGGACTCGCCGAGCCCGGCCGGCCCTCGGGGAGCTTCCTCTTCCTCGGGCCGACGGGCGTCGGCAAGACCGAGCTGGCCCGAGCGCTCGCCGAAGCCCTGTTCGGCAGCGAGGACAGCATGATCCGGTTGGACATGTCGGAGTACGGCGAGCGGCACACGGTCAGCAGACTCGTCGGCGCGCCCCCCGGCTACGTCGGGTACGAGGACGCCGGACAACTGACCGAAGCCGTGCGCAGGCGCCCCTACTCCGTGGTGCTGCTCGACGAGATCGAGAAGGCGCACCCCGACGTGTTCAACATGTTGTTGCAGGTGCTGGAGGACGGGCGGCTCACCGACGGGCGAGGCCGCACGGTGAACTTCACCAACACCGTGCTGATCATGACGAGCAACATCGGTTCCGAGCTCGTGCTCAGCGGAACCCAGGGTGCGCTCGGCTTCGCTCCGCAGGACGAGAGCGAGACGGAGGGGCCGCTGCGTGAACGGTTGATGCAGCGGTTGCGCGACAACTTCCGCCCCGAGTTCCTCAACCGGATCGACGAGATCATCGTGTTCCGCAAGCTCTCGGCGGAACAGCTCCAGCAGATCACCACGTTGCTGCTGGAGGAGACCCGACGCAAGGCCCACGCCCAGGGCGTGGACGTCGAGTTCACGCCGGAGGCCGTGCGGTGGCTCTCCGAGGCGGGTTACCAGCCCGAGTACGGCGCCCGTCCGCTGCGCCGCACGATCCAGCGCGAGGTCGACAACGTGCTCTCGCGGATGCTGTTGAAGGGCGACGTCCACTCGGGCGCTACCGTCACCGTGACGGTGAAGGACGGCGCGCTGACCTTCGACGTCACCGCGCCGGTGGGAACCTGA
- a CDS encoding DUF4383 domain-containing protein produces MNPWTRALPPTGTLRVGVGVIGLAYLVLGIAGFALVGSDMGYDPSRTVWLFGASGLLNIGHTGVGALGLAATHTESALRAFGWLSFFAFTGLFAYSILAVTLSPLGNLANVHVANACLYGVTAVLGLLISVVPTRGSAATGHAT; encoded by the coding sequence ATGAATCCTTGGACACGAGCACTTCCGCCGACCGGAACGCTGCGCGTCGGGGTCGGTGTGATCGGGCTGGCGTACCTGGTCCTCGGCATCGCCGGGTTCGCACTGGTCGGGTCGGACATGGGCTACGACCCGTCGCGCACGGTGTGGTTGTTCGGTGCCAGCGGCCTGCTGAACATCGGCCACACCGGGGTGGGAGCGTTGGGTCTCGCGGCCACGCACACCGAGTCGGCCCTGCGTGCCTTCGGGTGGTTGAGTTTCTTCGCCTTCACCGGGCTGTTCGCCTACAGCATCCTCGCCGTCACCCTCTCACCGCTGGGCAACCTCGCGAACGTGCACGTGGCGAACGCGTGCCTGTACGGGGTGACGGCGGTCCTGGGTCTGCTGATCAGTGTGGTCCCCACGCGGGGCAGCGCGGCGACCGGACACGCCACGTGA
- a CDS encoding glycosyltransferase family 2 protein — protein sequence MSRVSVVMITHNRRDEVLRTLEVMTSLPDAAPIVVADNASTDGTADAIADLFPHVSLLRCDRNLGALARNLAVRQIRTPYVAFCDDDTRWQPGALTRAVELLDTYPGLASVTGRCLVEPHLEEDPITPELRDSPVRGPDWLPGPALLGVMAGLTTFRVEAFRQVGGFSPRMWLGGEEELLAIDLAAHGWWMCWDPDIVIHHAPSRQRDPRRRRRLGIRNTLWTMWLRRPVRSAARRTLDVLRSAPRDAATLAAVAEALRGLPWVLSERRVVPPSVEEGLRSLEDSQRRSTARRYVG from the coding sequence ATGAGCCGCGTCAGCGTCGTCATGATCACCCACAACCGCCGCGACGAAGTCCTCCGGACGTTGGAGGTGATGACGTCGCTGCCCGACGCCGCGCCCATCGTGGTCGCCGACAACGCGTCCACCGACGGCACCGCCGACGCGATCGCCGACCTCTTCCCGCACGTGTCGCTGCTGCGCTGCGACCGCAACCTCGGTGCGCTCGCCCGCAACCTCGCCGTCCGGCAGATCCGGACTCCGTACGTGGCGTTCTGCGACGACGACACGCGATGGCAGCCCGGTGCGCTCACGCGGGCGGTCGAGCTGCTCGACACCTACCCGGGGCTGGCGTCGGTGACGGGCCGCTGCCTCGTGGAGCCGCACCTGGAGGAGGACCCGATCACGCCGGAGCTGCGCGACTCCCCGGTGCGGGGCCCGGACTGGCTCCCCGGCCCCGCACTGCTCGGCGTGATGGCCGGCCTGACGACGTTCCGCGTCGAGGCGTTCCGGCAGGTCGGCGGATTCTCGCCCCGCATGTGGCTGGGTGGGGAGGAGGAGCTGCTGGCCATCGACCTCGCCGCGCACGGGTGGTGGATGTGCTGGGATCCCGACATCGTGATCCACCACGCGCCGTCGCGGCAGCGGGATCCGCGGCGCCGACGCCGGCTCGGCATCCGCAACACGCTGTGGACGATGTGGTTGCGCAGGCCTGTTCGCTCGGCGGCGCGCCGCACCCTCGACGTGCTGCGGTCCGCGCCCCGGGACGCCGCCACCCTCGCCGCGGTGGCGGAGGCGTTGCGAGGACTGCCGTGGGTGCTGTCGGAACGCCGGGTGGTGCCGCCGTCGGTGGAGGAGGGGTTGCGCTCGCTGGAGGACTCGCAACGGCGCTCCACCGCCCGGCGCTACGTCGGGTGA
- a CDS encoding ATP-binding protein: protein MGRHELVDWFGPRCHGPMELRIPADPRHLAAVRLLAQGVAQREGFGPDEVTDIVLAVDEACASLIRASVPGALLTCRLSVTFGTLRAEVFATTVSGGVPSSQSLGWRVLGTVTDSVSAWRYETDPHRDSDRVVHIDFAKQGARGMAR, encoded by the coding sequence ATGGGAAGACACGAACTGGTGGACTGGTTCGGCCCGAGGTGCCACGGACCGATGGAACTGCGGATCCCCGCCGATCCGCGGCACCTGGCGGCGGTCCGCCTGCTGGCTCAAGGAGTGGCCCAGCGCGAGGGCTTCGGACCCGACGAGGTCACCGACATCGTCCTCGCGGTCGACGAGGCGTGCGCGAGCCTGATCCGGGCCTCGGTGCCAGGAGCGCTGCTGACCTGCCGACTGTCCGTCACGTTCGGGACGCTGCGTGCGGAGGTGTTCGCCACGACCGTGTCGGGCGGTGTACCGAGTTCGCAGTCGCTCGGATGGCGGGTGCTGGGCACGGTCACCGACTCCGTGTCGGCGTGGCGCTACGAGACCGACCCGCACCGGGACTCGGACCGCGTGGTCCACATCGACTTCGCGAAGCAGGGTGCACGCGGTATGGCGCGATAG
- a CDS encoding DUF4235 domain-containing protein: MKALYRPLSLIVSVGGGLLSSAVFKQVWKRVTGEKRTPKATDRGFTAWQVVGAAALQGAIVGAVKAAVDRAGAAGYEKATGAWPGNE, encoded by the coding sequence ATGAAGGCGCTCTACCGGCCGCTCAGTCTGATCGTGAGTGTGGGGGGAGGACTGCTGTCCAGTGCGGTGTTCAAGCAGGTGTGGAAGCGCGTGACAGGGGAGAAGCGGACGCCGAAGGCCACCGACCGCGGGTTCACCGCGTGGCAGGTGGTGGGGGCCGCCGCGCTGCAAGGGGCGATCGTGGGAGCGGTGAAGGCGGCGGTCGATCGGGCCGGTGCCGCGGGTTACGAGAAGGCCACCGGTGCCTGGCCGGGGAACGAGTAG
- a CDS encoding polysaccharide pyruvyl transferase family protein has translation MRVLVTGWPSFLHGEATAGDVLSMRRVADALAGAGIEADTAWSPVLRPDALHLDDAEPGRYTHVVFACGPAHGEQVEWLHRRYRACRRIAVGVSVIDPRSPAAAGFHRILARDGLGEPQPDLSYAAHADDVPVVGIMLAPGQREYGGRRRHEQVHKTLLHWITGRECARVGLDTRLDSTDWRLCATPDEFLSLLARLDVVVTTRMHGLVLALRAGVPAIAVDPVAGGGKVTAQGEALGWPAVIGAEHLDTETLDHWWRWCLASSSVDGARTPPGGRGTLVADLVAEVLR, from the coding sequence ATGCGCGTGCTGGTGACGGGATGGCCGAGTTTCCTCCATGGGGAGGCGACTGCCGGCGACGTACTGAGCATGCGCCGGGTCGCCGACGCGCTCGCCGGAGCGGGCATCGAGGCGGACACCGCCTGGAGTCCCGTTCTGCGCCCGGACGCCCTGCACCTGGACGACGCGGAGCCGGGGCGCTACACCCACGTGGTGTTCGCGTGCGGGCCCGCGCACGGCGAACAGGTGGAGTGGCTGCACCGCCGGTACCGGGCGTGCCGCCGGATCGCGGTGGGCGTCTCGGTGATCGACCCGCGGAGCCCCGCGGCGGCGGGTTTCCACCGCATCCTCGCCCGCGACGGGCTCGGTGAGCCGCAGCCGGACCTCTCCTACGCCGCACACGCCGACGACGTCCCGGTGGTCGGCATCATGCTCGCCCCCGGGCAACGCGAGTACGGCGGGCGCCGCAGGCACGAGCAGGTGCACAAGACGCTGCTGCACTGGATCACCGGGCGGGAGTGCGCGCGGGTCGGGCTCGACACACGCTTGGACAGCACGGACTGGCGCCTCTGCGCCACTCCGGACGAGTTCCTGTCCCTTCTCGCGAGGCTGGACGTCGTGGTGACGACGCGGATGCACGGGCTCGTCCTCGCCCTCCGCGCGGGTGTTCCCGCCATCGCGGTGGACCCGGTGGCGGGCGGCGGGAAGGTGACCGCCCAGGGCGAGGCACTCGGCTGGCCCGCGGTGATCGGCGCCGAGCACCTGGACACCGAGACGCTCGACCACTGGTGGCGGTGGTGCCTGGCGAGCTCGTCGGTCGACGGCGCGCGCACCCCGCCCGGTGGTCGGGGCACGCTCGTCGCCGATCTCGTGGCGGAGGTACTCCGATGA
- a CDS encoding DUF3618 domain-containing protein, producing the protein MSASTTPSDADQFPQTVEQARTDIELTRQELRETAGELMSRLNVGERAREQLQDRSRVALGVMRANPVAVAAGGAAAALAVGGLLTWRIKR; encoded by the coding sequence ATGAGCGCCTCGACGACGCCGAGTGACGCCGACCAGTTCCCGCAGACGGTGGAGCAGGCCCGGACCGACATCGAGTTGACGCGGCAGGAGCTGCGCGAGACCGCTGGGGAACTCATGAGCCGGCTGAACGTGGGCGAGCGGGCCAGGGAACAGCTTCAGGACCGCTCCCGCGTCGCGCTCGGCGTCATGCGCGCGAACCCGGTCGCCGTCGCGGCCGGGGGCGCCGCGGCCGCACTCGCCGTCGGTGGCCTCCTCACGTGGAGGATCAAGCGATGA
- a CDS encoding glycosyltransferase has translation MKISMVSEHASPLAALGEVDAGGQNVHVAELSAGLTRAGHDVTVYTRRDSDDQPEDVTMPGGYRVVHVPAGPARHVPKDELLPHMGEFTRFLTAQWQADRPDVVHAHFWMSGLASLMATRPLSVPVVQTFHALGVVKRRHQGAHDTSPTERIGLERLIGKHAARVAATCSDEVFELVRLGLSRSRMSIVPCGVDLDRFTPSGPVEPRTHRYRIVSVGRLVPRKGFDVAIAALRSLPETELIIAGGPQEGRLAEDKEAARLLRFAAELGVADRVHLRGQVPRADVPALLRSADVVVCTPWYEPFGIVPLEAMACGVPVVASAVGGLTDTVVDGVTGLHVPPKRPEALASAVRRLLSDAALRDAYGIAGADRARCRYSWDRIATDTMRVYERVVPAAALSGEETG, from the coding sequence ATGAAGATCTCGATGGTGTCCGAGCACGCAAGCCCGCTGGCCGCCCTGGGCGAGGTCGACGCCGGCGGACAGAACGTGCACGTCGCCGAGCTGTCCGCGGGCCTCACCCGAGCCGGGCACGACGTGACCGTCTACACCCGCCGGGACAGCGACGACCAACCCGAGGACGTCACCATGCCCGGCGGCTACCGCGTGGTCCACGTGCCCGCCGGTCCCGCCCGGCACGTGCCGAAGGACGAGCTGCTGCCGCACATGGGCGAGTTCACCCGGTTTCTGACCGCACAGTGGCAGGCCGACCGCCCGGACGTCGTGCACGCCCACTTCTGGATGTCGGGCCTGGCCTCGCTGATGGCGACGCGTCCGCTGTCGGTGCCGGTGGTGCAGACGTTCCACGCCCTCGGGGTGGTCAAGCGCAGGCATCAGGGCGCGCACGACACGAGCCCCACCGAACGGATCGGCCTGGAACGACTCATCGGCAAGCACGCGGCGCGGGTCGCGGCGACCTGCTCGGACGAGGTGTTCGAGCTGGTGCGGCTGGGGCTGTCGCGCTCGCGCATGTCGATCGTCCCGTGCGGGGTCGACCTCGACCGGTTCACGCCCTCCGGACCGGTGGAGCCGCGGACCCACCGCTACCGCATCGTGTCCGTGGGCCGGCTGGTGCCGCGCAAGGGGTTCGACGTCGCCATCGCGGCACTGCGGTCCCTGCCGGAGACCGAGCTCATCATCGCGGGCGGCCCGCAGGAGGGCAGGCTGGCCGAGGACAAGGAGGCCGCGCGCCTGCTGCGCTTCGCCGCGGAACTCGGCGTCGCCGACCGCGTACACCTGAGGGGGCAGGTGCCCCGCGCGGACGTACCGGCTCTCCTGCGTTCCGCCGACGTCGTCGTCTGCACGCCCTGGTACGAACCGTTCGGCATCGTGCCGCTGGAAGCGATGGCGTGCGGTGTGCCCGTGGTGGCCTCGGCGGTGGGCGGCCTCACCGACACCGTCGTCGACGGCGTGACCGGTCTCCACGTGCCCCCGAAACGCCCCGAAGCGCTGGCCTCGGCCGTGCGCAGGTTGCTGTCCGACGCCGCGTTGCGCGACGCCTACGGCATCGCCGGCGCCGACCGTGCCCGCTGCCGATACTCCTGGGACCGCATCGCGACCGACACGATGCGGGTCTACGAACGCGTGGTCCCCGCGGCCGCCCTCAGCGGCGAGGAGACCGGCTGA